The Pyrenophora tritici-repentis strain M4 chromosome 10, whole genome shotgun sequence genome contains a region encoding:
- a CDS encoding BetA, Choline dehydrogenase and related flavoprotein, with product MHLQKHPLVTVLLTASLSLPQTHAAPILDSLVNPFLESLSSILSGKGLVQGVLGSVEGVVGVEKTYDYVVVGGGTAGNAIGVRLVEAGYSVAIIEAGLYYQIGKPVLGSTPAGGIVGIGANPLDSDPIVDWVLMTEPQAGADNRRVHYTQGKCLGGSSALNFLIHHRGTEGSYQTWADAVGDDSYTFANFEPYFKKAVSFTEPNNAIRGDNVTTQYEKSAFESPGGPIQIGYSNYVSPFSTWMEKALLALGLKKTSQFDSGKLMGTHYTQTFIRAKDQTRSASDEYIRTALDNEKLAVYANTQAQKILFNGNKTSTGVRVQSAGITYDIHAAKEVIVSAGAFHSPQLLMVSGVGPRETLQKFNIDVVADRPGVGQNMWDHIMFGPAYEVNFNTLDNTLHNPVALADALTDYITKGQGILSSNVVEFLGWEKLPEEFRKNFSQSTVEALNQFTDDWPEAELISGNGYIGDFSLPALQQPLDGKQYATILGGIVAPTSRGNVTLQSASMTSAPLINPNWLTSRADQELAIALYRRMRQIWASETMQQVVIGDEYWPGKEKDSDEEILAVVRDSLMTIWHASCTCKMGKKEDSMAVVDPQARVYGVQGLRVVDASALPILPPGHPTSTIYALAEKIAAGIINANKQ from the exons ATGCATCTTCAAAAGCATCCGCTCGTTACTGTACTTTTGACAGCTTCATTAAGCCTCCCCCAGACTCATGCCGCCCCAATACTAGACTCCCTCGTCAACCCTTTTCTCGAATCGCTGAGTTCAATACTGAGCGGTAAGGGGCTAGTCCAAGGTGTACTTGGTTCTGTAGAAGGCGTTGTTGGCGTGGAGAAGACTTATGATTATGTTGTCGTGGGTGGTGGCACCGCTGGTAATGCGATTGGTGTGCGCCTTGTCGAAGCGGGTTACTCGGTTGCGATCATTGAGGCTGGGCTTTACTACCAGATTGGAAAGCCTGTTCTAGGTTCAACGCCTGCTGGTGGAATTGTGGGGATTGGAGCCAATCCTCTGGACTCTGATCCCATCGTTGATTGGGTGTTGATGACGGAACCTCAAGCAGGCGCGGATAATAGACGAGTGCATTATACCCAGGGAAAATGCCTGGGTGGATC TTCCGCGCTCAACTTCTTAATCCACCACAG AGGTACTGAAGGGTCATACCAAACCTGGGCCGACGCTGTAGGCGACGACAGTTACACGTTCGCCAACTTCGAACCTTACTTCAAGAAGGCAGTCAGCTTCACCGAACCGAACAATGCCATACGCGGCGACAATGTCACTACCCAGTACGAAAAGAGCGCCTTTGAGAGCCCAGGAGGACCTATCCAGATCGGGTATTCGAATTATGTTTCCCCCTTCTCGACGTGGATGGAGAAGGCCCTTCTAGCCCTTGGCTTGAAGAAGACAAGCCAATTCGACAGTGGTAAACTGATGGGAACGCACTACACCCAAACCTTCATCCGCGCTAAGGATCAGACACGCAGTGCATCGGACGAATACATCCGGACAGCGCTCGACAACGAGAAGCTTGCCGTGTACGCAAACACCCAAGCCCAAAAGATCCTATTCAATGGCAACAAGACATCGACCGGTGTCAGAGTTCAGTCAGCAGGCATAACCTACGACATTCACGCCGCGAAGGAAGTCATTGTCTCGGCTGGCGCCTTTCACAGCCCCCAGCTACTCATGGTATCGGGTGTTGGTCCTAGGGAGACGTTGCAAAAGTTCAACATCGACGTGGTTGCCGATCGCCCTGGCGTCGGCCAGAACATGTGGGATCACATTATGTTCGGGCCAGCCTACGAAGTCAACTTCAACACGCTCGACAACACGCTTCACAACCCCGTCGCGCTGGCCGATGCTCTGACTGACTACATTACGAAAGGCCAAGGCATTCTTTCATCCAACGTCGTCGAATTCCTCGGCTGGGAAAAGCTGCCCGAAGAATTCCGCAAGAACTTCTCTCAATCCACCGTCGAAGCCTTGAACCAATTCACCGACGATTggccagaagctgag CTCATCAGCGGAAACGGCTACATCGGCGACTTTTCCCTCCCCGCCCTCCAACAACCCCTTGATGGCAAGCAGTACGCCACAATCCTCGGCGGCATCGTGGCCCCCACCTCCCGGGGCAACGTAACCCTGCAATCGGCCTCCATGACCAGCGCGCCTCTGATCAACCCGAACTGGCTCACCTCGCGCGCCGACCAAGAACTCGCCATTGCCCTCTACCGCCGCATGCGCCAGATCTGGGCCTCGGAGACCATGCAGCAAGTCGTCATCGGCGACGAATACTGGCCCGGCAAGGAAAAAGATAGCGATGAGGAGATCTTGGCCGTAGTGAGAGACAGTCTGATGACCATCTGGCATGCGTCTTGCACGTGTAAGATGGGCAAGAAAGAGGACAGCATGGCAGTGGTCGATCCCCAGGCGAGGGTTTATGGGGTCCAGGGCTTGAGGGTTGTGGATGCGAGTGCGTTGCCAATCTTGCCGCCGGGTCACCCTACTAGCACAATTT ATGCGCTTGCAGAGAAGATTGCCGCTGGAATTATCAACGCTAACAAGCAATGA